A single window of Synechococcus sp. CBW1004 DNA harbors:
- a CDS encoding DUF2786 domain-containing protein, translating to MVDSAAADRAAEKVRKLVAMSASPHLEEARTSAFLACRLIREHGLQVSGHPPSAASAPGVPTAGVPHRQPTADPHGFRRIRVRHPGHCRCCGKPIALGEWALWCRGNGLRHPLCAT from the coding sequence ATGGTCGACAGCGCAGCGGCAGATCGGGCAGCGGAGAAGGTCCGCAAGCTGGTGGCCATGAGCGCCTCACCCCACCTGGAGGAGGCGCGCACCAGCGCGTTCCTGGCCTGTCGCCTGATCCGCGAGCACGGCCTGCAGGTCAGCGGGCACCCTCCCTCTGCAGCGTCCGCGCCAGGAGTGCCGACGGCAGGGGTTCCCCACAGGCAGCCCACAGCCGACCCCCATGGCTTTCGCCGCATCCGCGTCCGCCATCCCGGCCATTGCCGCTGTTGCGGCAAGCCGATCGCCCTCGGGGAGTGGGCGCTCTGGTGCCGTGGCAATGGCTTGCGTCACCCGCTCTGCGCCACCTGA
- a CDS encoding helix-turn-helix transcriptional regulator: MSSEYRYIEAKQLEAGQEFGRMLRRWRELNNWTQYTAYKWAKEAGFEVMAPSTLSVFENGKAPKPRPESFFALAEVNRRLAAKDFSGVRTRALKDLISQAKPLMDDAERVWGPAEFWSCHLGLLPVPSAYQAPAVPVQPEVDAAEAEKLSEQWRGQLVQTAKQHGIGVMEALSSAAKAAPAKQRQAFQAMLAGFEPYSAEQLQGMWDGEAWLPQRWLEEWSTKSGAS, translated from the coding sequence ATGAGCTCTGAGTACCGGTACATCGAGGCCAAGCAGCTCGAAGCCGGTCAGGAGTTCGGGCGCATGCTCAGGCGCTGGCGGGAGCTCAACAACTGGACCCAGTACACCGCCTACAAGTGGGCCAAGGAGGCCGGCTTTGAGGTGATGGCGCCCAGCACCTTGAGCGTGTTCGAAAACGGCAAGGCGCCCAAGCCAAGGCCGGAGAGCTTCTTTGCCCTCGCCGAGGTCAACCGCCGGCTGGCCGCCAAAGACTTCAGCGGCGTGCGCACCAGGGCCCTCAAGGATCTGATCAGTCAGGCCAAACCCTTGATGGATGACGCGGAGCGGGTGTGGGGGCCGGCGGAGTTCTGGAGCTGTCACCTCGGCCTGTTGCCAGTGCCGAGCGCCTACCAGGCGCCTGCCGTTCCGGTCCAGCCCGAGGTCGATGCCGCAGAAGCCGAGAAGCTGAGCGAGCAGTGGCGCGGCCAGCTGGTACAGACCGCCAAGCAGCACGGCATCGGCGTGATGGAGGCCCTGAGTTCCGCCGCCAAGGCGGCGCCAGCCAAGCAGCGGCAGGCCTTTCAGGCGATGCTGGCCGGCTTTGAGCCGTACTCCGCCGAGCAGCTGCAGGGCATGTGGGACGGAGAGGCGTGGCTGCCGCAGCGCTGGCTGGAGGAATGGTCCACCAAGTCGGGCGCCAGCTGA
- a CDS encoding BRO family protein, with amino-acid sequence MSNTSALVPYLFEGHRIRVSTDQQGEAWIVVADACNALAESPMAWAMANRRDEEHCLHSEEGPGAGGFTLALINEATLLRRLLNSDNPSAPRMRRWLTHELLPALQRRQEGKGELPRRSIEAIRRQTAAEVLRGADEIIHLTGVSHAEALLSVLEEIQAHSSPAGVDVKQRAGVAWLTADQLADRLDGTLRHTNQRLAAAGLQQRNEDDDWQLTEAGLDWGVALPLCSRGERRQQILWDPAVVALLHQTN; translated from the coding sequence ATGAGCAACACGTCCGCTCTGGTGCCCTACCTGTTCGAGGGGCACCGCATCCGAGTGAGCACCGATCAGCAGGGCGAGGCCTGGATCGTCGTCGCCGATGCCTGCAATGCGCTGGCGGAGAGCCCGATGGCCTGGGCCATGGCGAACCGACGCGATGAGGAGCATTGCCTCCATTCAGAGGAGGGTCCCGGCGCCGGTGGTTTCACCCTGGCGCTGATCAATGAGGCCACGCTGCTGCGCAGGCTGCTCAACAGCGACAACCCCAGCGCACCGCGGATGCGGCGCTGGCTCACCCACGAACTGCTGCCCGCCCTGCAGCGCCGACAAGAGGGCAAAGGAGAGCTGCCGCGACGCAGCATCGAGGCGATCCGCAGGCAGACCGCAGCGGAGGTGCTGCGCGGGGCCGACGAGATCATCCACCTCACCGGGGTGTCCCATGCCGAGGCCCTGCTCAGCGTCTTGGAGGAGATCCAGGCCCACAGCAGTCCTGCCGGCGTTGACGTGAAGCAGCGCGCCGGAGTGGCCTGGCTGACCGCTGATCAGCTGGCGGACCGACTGGATGGCACGCTCCGCCACACCAACCAGCGGCTCGCTGCCGCCGGATTGCAGCAGCGCAACGAGGACGACGACTGGCAGCTCACAGAAGCCGGCCTGGACTGGGGCGTCGCCCTGCCGCTCTGCAGTCGGGGAGAGCGCCGCCAGCAGATCCTCTGGGATCCGGCCGTGGTGGCGTTGCTGCACCAGACCAACTGA
- a CDS encoding AlpA family transcriptional regulator, whose translation MTSATDRLLRLPEVIHRVGLSRTTIYSLIATGEFPRQIVIGPRAVAWSQQELEDWITSKRQAACSADG comes from the coding sequence ATGACATCCGCAACCGATCGACTGCTGCGGCTCCCAGAGGTGATCCACCGGGTCGGCCTCTCACGCACCACGATCTACAGCCTGATCGCCACAGGCGAGTTCCCCAGGCAGATCGTGATTGGCCCACGGGCGGTGGCCTGGTCCCAGCAGGAGCTGGAGGACTGGATCACCTCCAAGCGTCAGGCCGCATGCAGCGCTGATGGTTGA
- a CDS encoding integrase arm-type DNA-binding domain-containing protein, with amino-acid sequence MLSDKAIQALRPDPERPGSKHHDRDGLYLWVARSGSKTWRKDYRWQGLRRTFTIGPYPAVRLADARKQALELNTWIKAGIDPRTQAPTQQRKQVESSSRPFVQIAQAWFEHHSASWSPRYCRDMREKLDHFVIPALGQLDIEAITRSDIETQLLAPILARGANEQARRCNDVTRRVIEHAVDLELRQDNPAVKARKVIAATRVTHYHRISWVELPDLLEVIDRFERQRLAERSSLIALRLMMLTLVRPSELREARWSEVDTEGRQWIIPAERMKTRVRHIVPLSSQARHLFDLQRPITGHTDLVFHTPNHRGSGELRVMSNGCLSMLLRRMGFQGRQTPHGFRGFGQTNCIEQLKIPRVVTEKQLAHADGNSVSRAYDWAEYLEERSDMLQRWADLLDQVAVAAGLAPVSELSAQLAGQPSALHAA; translated from the coding sequence ATGCTCAGTGACAAGGCGATCCAGGCCCTGCGGCCCGACCCGGAACGCCCGGGCAGCAAGCACCACGACCGGGACGGCCTCTACCTCTGGGTGGCGCGCTCCGGCTCCAAGACCTGGCGCAAGGACTACCGCTGGCAGGGATTACGCCGCACCTTCACCATCGGCCCTTACCCGGCCGTGCGGCTCGCCGATGCCCGCAAGCAGGCCCTGGAGCTGAACACCTGGATCAAAGCTGGCATCGATCCGCGCACCCAGGCCCCAACTCAGCAGCGCAAGCAGGTCGAAAGCAGCAGCCGACCTTTCGTCCAGATCGCCCAGGCCTGGTTCGAGCACCACAGCGCCAGCTGGAGCCCCCGCTATTGCAGAGATATGCGGGAGAAACTTGATCACTTCGTGATACCGGCACTGGGGCAACTTGATATCGAGGCGATCACTCGCAGCGACATTGAAACCCAGCTGCTCGCGCCCATCCTCGCCAGAGGTGCCAATGAACAAGCCCGCCGCTGCAATGACGTCACCCGTCGCGTGATTGAGCACGCCGTTGATCTCGAACTTCGGCAGGACAACCCCGCCGTCAAAGCCCGCAAGGTCATCGCCGCCACCCGCGTAACCCACTACCACCGCATCAGCTGGGTGGAGCTTCCCGATCTCTTGGAGGTGATCGATCGCTTTGAGCGGCAACGCCTCGCCGAGCGCAGCAGCCTCATCGCTCTGCGCCTGATGATGCTCACCCTGGTGCGGCCCAGTGAACTCCGGGAAGCCCGTTGGAGCGAAGTGGATACCGAGGGTCGTCAGTGGATCATTCCCGCTGAACGCATGAAGACTCGCGTTCGCCACATCGTGCCGCTTTCCTCGCAGGCGCGGCACCTATTCGATCTGCAGCGGCCGATCACCGGCCACACCGATCTGGTCTTTCACACCCCCAACCACCGCGGCAGCGGCGAGCTGCGGGTCATGAGCAATGGCTGCCTCTCGATGCTGCTGCGGCGCATGGGCTTCCAGGGGCGGCAGACACCCCATGGCTTCAGGGGCTTCGGGCAGACCAACTGCATCGAGCAGCTCAAGATCCCCAGGGTGGTGACCGAAAAGCAGCTGGCCCATGCCGATGGCAACAGCGTCAGCCGCGCCTACGACTGGGCCGAATATCTCGAGGAGCGCTCCGACATGCTGCAGCGCTGGGCCGATCTGCTCGATCAGGTGGCCGTCGCTGCCGGTCTGGCGCCGGTCTCAGAGCTGAGCGCACAACTGGCTGGTCAACCATCAGCGCTGCATGCGGCCTGA
- the brxL gene encoding protease Lon-related BREX system protein BrxL, producing the protein MTATAASTSRDALDDKVNQVFAGKCVRKDLVRAVKVGANVPVFVLEYLLGKYCASSDPAAIELGLTVVRDTLANNYIRPDEATKAQSKVKQKGRYTFIDKVKVRLVGNTYVAECVNFGSNSLRISDDDVHAFERLLTGGVWAQVEVEWDESDSKAPFSISQLTPIQLASFNLDEYRKLRTQFSTEEWIDLLIRSKGYEPSQFSQRLKYLFLLRLIPLCERNYNLVELGPRGTGKSFAVQELSPYAALLTGPTTVANLFGHMNGKVKGMVSIWDVVGFDEVADLQKMPKEVITTMKTYCESGQFQRGAESFAGDASIAMFGNTQQPIDVMVQTGHLFAPMPDIIRDDRAFIDRLHCYLPGWEVPNMRNEFFTDHYGFVIDYLAEALRDLRKLNYTELCDSHFGLGSHLNTRDRKAVRRTVSGLVKIIHPHGEPSKEDLEEILKLAIECRRRVKEQLKKMGSFEYSQTSFSYSDNDSGEEHFVGVPEQGGQDLIAAEPMAPGSVYTASVTGDGTVGLYRLEVSIAAGNGKLKPAGGISGPMKESIQRAFAYLQANKSAFSISHEADSYDYNVEAIDLLGNKVEAEVGVAFFLAAFSAIRRAPARAGMLVMGDMSIQGNIKAARSLVEPLQVAMDNGARCALIPGENKRAFLEVDTDVIDKIDPIFFNDVKTATFKGLDLN; encoded by the coding sequence ATGACCGCCACAGCCGCCAGCACCAGCCGCGACGCCCTCGACGACAAGGTCAATCAGGTCTTTGCGGGCAAGTGCGTTCGCAAAGACCTGGTGCGGGCCGTGAAGGTGGGCGCCAACGTGCCGGTGTTCGTGCTCGAGTACCTGCTCGGCAAGTACTGCGCCTCCTCCGACCCGGCGGCCATCGAGCTGGGCCTCACAGTGGTGCGCGACACCCTGGCCAACAACTACATCCGCCCGGATGAGGCGACCAAGGCCCAGAGCAAGGTCAAGCAGAAGGGACGCTACACCTTCATCGACAAGGTCAAGGTGCGCCTGGTCGGCAACACCTATGTGGCCGAGTGCGTCAACTTCGGCAGCAACAGCCTGCGCATTTCCGATGACGATGTGCATGCTTTCGAGCGGCTGCTCACCGGCGGGGTCTGGGCCCAAGTGGAGGTGGAGTGGGATGAGAGCGACAGCAAGGCCCCCTTCTCGATCAGCCAGCTCACACCGATCCAGCTGGCCAGCTTCAACCTCGATGAGTACCGCAAGCTGCGCACCCAGTTCAGCACCGAGGAGTGGATTGATCTGCTAATCCGCTCGAAGGGCTACGAGCCCTCTCAGTTCAGCCAGCGTCTCAAGTACCTGTTCCTGCTGCGGCTCATACCCCTCTGCGAGCGCAACTACAACCTGGTGGAGCTCGGCCCCCGAGGCACCGGCAAGAGCTTTGCGGTGCAGGAGCTCTCCCCCTACGCAGCCCTTCTCACAGGGCCCACCACCGTGGCCAACCTCTTTGGCCACATGAATGGCAAGGTCAAGGGGATGGTGTCCATCTGGGACGTGGTGGGTTTCGACGAGGTGGCCGACCTCCAGAAGATGCCCAAGGAGGTCATCACCACCATGAAGACCTACTGCGAGTCGGGGCAGTTCCAGCGTGGTGCCGAGAGCTTCGCCGGTGACGCCAGCATCGCCATGTTCGGCAACACCCAGCAGCCGATCGACGTGATGGTCCAGACCGGGCATCTGTTTGCCCCCATGCCCGACATCATCCGGGATGACAGGGCCTTCATCGACCGGCTGCACTGTTACCTGCCGGGTTGGGAAGTGCCCAACATGCGCAACGAGTTCTTCACGGACCACTACGGCTTCGTGATCGACTACCTGGCAGAAGCGCTGCGCGACCTTCGGAAGCTCAACTACACCGAGCTGTGTGACAGCCACTTCGGCCTGGGCAGCCACCTCAACACCCGCGACCGCAAGGCCGTGCGCCGCACCGTCTCCGGCTTGGTCAAGATCATCCACCCCCATGGAGAGCCATCCAAGGAAGACCTGGAGGAGATCCTCAAGCTCGCCATCGAGTGCCGCCGGCGCGTCAAAGAGCAGCTCAAGAAGATGGGCTCCTTTGAGTACAGCCAGACGTCGTTCAGCTACTCCGACAACGACTCGGGCGAGGAGCACTTTGTTGGCGTGCCCGAGCAGGGCGGTCAGGACCTGATCGCAGCCGAGCCGATGGCACCAGGATCGGTCTACACCGCATCCGTCACAGGCGATGGCACGGTGGGCCTCTACCGCCTAGAGGTGTCCATTGCGGCAGGCAACGGCAAGCTCAAGCCGGCTGGTGGCATCAGCGGCCCGATGAAGGAATCGATCCAGCGCGCCTTCGCTTACCTGCAGGCCAACAAGAGCGCCTTCTCGATCAGCCACGAGGCCGACAGCTACGACTACAACGTGGAAGCCATCGACCTATTGGGCAACAAGGTGGAAGCCGAAGTGGGCGTTGCGTTTTTCCTCGCTGCTTTTTCCGCGATCCGCCGTGCTCCCGCCAGAGCAGGCATGCTCGTCATGGGTGATATGAGTATTCAGGGCAATATCAAAGCCGCCCGCTCCCTGGTGGAACCCCTGCAAGTGGCTATGGATAATGGCGCCCGCTGCGCCTTGATCCCAGGCGAGAATAAACGTGCATTCCTGGAAGTCGACACCGATGTCATCGACAAGATCGATCCGATCTTCTTTAACGACGTGAAGACGGCAACCTTTAAGGGGCTAGACCTGAACTGA
- a CDS encoding helix-turn-helix transcriptional regulator: protein MADIPYEPVVRDRKAERARVEQIPGYGEARQEAAVEFRLLRQLLDARKRAGLTQEEVATRMGTTRSAICRLEASRKHLPALTTLRRYADVLGCDVEINLVPRTGQPATPAQ, encoded by the coding sequence ATGGCTGACATCCCCTACGAACCTGTCGTCCGCGATCGCAAGGCCGAACGCGCCCGCGTTGAGCAGATCCCTGGCTATGGGGAGGCCAGGCAGGAAGCAGCGGTGGAATTCCGCCTGCTGCGCCAATTGCTCGATGCCCGCAAGCGCGCAGGCCTCACCCAGGAGGAAGTCGCCACCCGAATGGGCACCACCCGCAGCGCCATCTGCCGGCTGGAAGCATCCCGCAAGCACCTGCCCGCACTCACCACCCTCCGCCGTTACGCCGATGTGCTCGGCTGCGACGTCGAGATCAACCTCGTGCCCCGCACCGGCCAGCCCGCCACCCCCGCTCAATGA
- a CDS encoding type II toxin-antitoxin system RelE/ParE family toxin, translating to MEPSFRVEYFSPRVREEIESWPVDLLARCDELLDLLEDHGPQLRAPHSEAMGDGLFELRPKSRSGIGRAFYCFCSGRVITILHAFVKKTQKTPKRELAIARQRLKEVKRYG from the coding sequence ATGGAACCGTCGTTTCGGGTCGAATACTTCAGTCCCCGCGTCCGCGAGGAGATCGAAAGCTGGCCTGTCGACCTGCTGGCCCGCTGCGACGAGCTGCTGGATCTGCTGGAAGACCACGGTCCCCAGCTCCGAGCACCCCACTCCGAGGCCATGGGCGATGGCCTGTTCGAGCTCAGGCCCAAAAGCCGCTCCGGCATTGGCAGGGCCTTTTACTGCTTCTGCAGCGGACGGGTGATCACGATCCTCCACGCCTTCGTCAAGAAGACCCAGAAAACGCCCAAGCGCGAGCTTGCAATCGCCCGTCAACGCCTCAAGGAGGTCAAACGCTATGGCTGA
- a CDS encoding PglZ domain-containing protein has product MTQAAPNKLEARFCQELSKQLSLHRVVLLFDPAEQLRSLLDALATSPPSGEAPGGLNLGELQAQWVVAGTSLFALRHQLEPLVCADLPDPLLVYLPQRQEADGRATLLELIRAGTVFEAQLVNRARVYLREVMEPEKVEQLLKRPDLTYRDIAIALEQSGDGGFSQLKALFRQQLGGMGSPPENAELARLWLASDQFDAGTSTKGLESELQDLLHSRWGLGFPADATLADWRQRAQRALLLHEFLHDWHGDELTAFAKQSLPVGKAAEENALTDVKALRRNHAGAYIAIAARVEEELGLRELIGSERPGVLGAIDTFPCEEQFLLRSVDAFLAKGEAAKAQELVLARHDSFWLVGQPTDPTQSQRRLQWELARTAASLGLALDQAEAQLPKPTAPVEIWLAYQADLAHHVDGLQRRLEQQVAELTAAAVEVAQGLEQLRNRYEQLLDKQTQRFTDAFQQAGWLIPGAMAQTRIWAERVQPGAGRAVVFWVDALRYEMGASLHERFSGWSREQLSDLRLEIAQAALPSITPVGMSALLPGAERSFAVTEGDGEPCSVVDGVPVGWSNDKAKRLAHLQQRVPAAVVLNLVEVIRSKEAVLLEKLAGAGPVVITSIGIDEAGERDSDERLANVRADMQRELDTIEEAVRRLAALPLEQPLERIVITADHGFLHLPLGREPAMRIPAPAGKTFKLERRCWLGHPSAVQEPCIEIPPADLGYGTNGLSVVVPRSAGVLKAGGSLCYHHGGTSIQEVLIPLLSFRCNPAGAVAADEAKAAKGKRSKQPAWPGALPEKITNRILMLPIELPATLLNQGQSRQVVLGAYDSKSEELVATPIQAIGAELDRDTNRLTLTPGQAATIGLMLPAEVSAKKLYLELRDAATDLVLHKSQDLPVDLIG; this is encoded by the coding sequence ATGACCCAGGCTGCTCCCAACAAACTGGAGGCCCGCTTCTGCCAGGAGCTATCCAAGCAGCTCAGCCTGCACCGGGTGGTGCTGTTGTTTGACCCTGCGGAGCAACTGCGCTCGCTGCTCGATGCCCTGGCCACCAGCCCGCCCAGCGGTGAGGCGCCTGGTGGGCTGAACCTCGGGGAGCTGCAGGCCCAGTGGGTTGTGGCAGGCACCAGCTTGTTTGCCCTGCGCCACCAGCTTGAGCCGCTGGTTTGCGCAGACCTGCCCGATCCGCTGCTCGTCTACCTACCCCAGAGGCAAGAGGCCGACGGCCGGGCCACATTGCTGGAGCTGATCCGTGCAGGCACGGTCTTCGAAGCGCAGCTGGTGAACCGGGCCCGCGTCTACCTGCGCGAGGTGATGGAGCCCGAGAAGGTGGAGCAGTTGCTCAAACGGCCCGATCTCACCTACCGCGACATCGCCATCGCCCTGGAGCAATCTGGCGACGGTGGCTTCAGCCAGCTCAAGGCCCTGTTCCGCCAGCAGCTCGGTGGCATGGGCAGCCCTCCCGAAAATGCCGAACTGGCGCGGCTTTGGTTGGCATCCGATCAGTTCGATGCCGGCACCAGCACCAAGGGCCTGGAGAGCGAACTGCAGGATCTGCTCCACAGCCGCTGGGGCCTCGGCTTCCCAGCAGACGCCACACTGGCCGACTGGCGTCAGCGGGCCCAGCGGGCGCTGCTGCTGCATGAGTTCCTCCACGACTGGCATGGCGATGAGCTCACCGCCTTCGCCAAGCAATCCCTGCCCGTGGGCAAGGCGGCAGAGGAGAACGCCCTCACCGATGTGAAGGCCCTGCGCCGCAACCATGCCGGCGCCTACATCGCCATCGCCGCCCGCGTGGAAGAGGAGCTGGGCCTGCGTGAGCTGATCGGCAGCGAACGGCCTGGCGTGCTCGGTGCCATCGACACCTTCCCCTGTGAGGAGCAGTTCCTGCTGCGCAGCGTCGATGCCTTTCTCGCCAAAGGGGAAGCCGCCAAAGCCCAGGAGCTGGTGCTTGCCCGCCACGACAGCTTCTGGCTGGTGGGCCAGCCCACCGATCCCACCCAGTCGCAGCGGCGGCTGCAGTGGGAGTTGGCGCGCACCGCAGCTTCGCTCGGCCTGGCCCTCGATCAGGCGGAAGCCCAGCTGCCCAAGCCAACGGCTCCCGTCGAAATCTGGTTGGCTTACCAAGCCGATCTGGCCCACCACGTGGATGGCCTGCAGCGGCGCCTGGAGCAGCAGGTGGCCGAGCTCACCGCTGCTGCCGTGGAAGTGGCCCAGGGCCTGGAGCAGCTGCGCAACCGCTACGAGCAGCTGCTCGACAAGCAGACGCAGCGCTTCACCGATGCCTTCCAGCAGGCCGGCTGGTTGATCCCCGGCGCCATGGCTCAGACCCGCATCTGGGCCGAGCGCGTGCAGCCAGGGGCTGGTCGGGCGGTGGTGTTCTGGGTGGATGCCCTGCGCTACGAGATGGGCGCCTCCCTGCATGAGCGCTTCAGCGGCTGGAGCCGCGAGCAGCTCAGCGATCTGCGGCTCGAGATCGCCCAGGCGGCGCTTCCCTCGATCACGCCGGTGGGCATGTCGGCCCTGCTGCCCGGCGCCGAGCGCAGCTTTGCCGTCACCGAAGGCGACGGGGAACCCTGCTCCGTGGTGGATGGCGTGCCGGTGGGCTGGAGCAATGACAAGGCCAAACGATTGGCCCACCTGCAGCAACGCGTGCCTGCGGCGGTGGTGCTCAACCTGGTGGAGGTGATCCGCAGCAAGGAGGCGGTGTTGCTGGAGAAGCTCGCTGGCGCCGGTCCCGTGGTGATCACCAGCATCGGCATCGATGAGGCCGGCGAGCGCGACAGCGACGAGCGCCTCGCCAATGTGCGCGCCGACATGCAGCGCGAGCTCGACACCATCGAAGAAGCCGTGCGCCGTCTGGCTGCGCTGCCGCTGGAGCAGCCGTTGGAGCGCATCGTAATCACAGCCGATCATGGCTTCCTGCATCTGCCCCTGGGCCGCGAACCGGCGATGCGGATCCCAGCGCCTGCTGGCAAAACCTTCAAGCTGGAGCGCCGCTGCTGGCTGGGCCATCCCTCAGCCGTTCAGGAGCCCTGCATCGAGATCCCGCCAGCGGATCTGGGCTACGGCACCAATGGGCTCTCGGTGGTGGTGCCCCGCTCCGCCGGTGTGCTCAAAGCAGGCGGCAGCCTCTGTTATCACCACGGCGGCACCAGCATTCAGGAGGTGCTGATCCCGCTGCTCAGCTTCCGCTGCAATCCAGCTGGCGCTGTTGCTGCAGACGAAGCCAAGGCCGCCAAGGGCAAGCGGTCCAAGCAGCCAGCCTGGCCTGGAGCGCTGCCGGAGAAGATCACCAACCGCATCCTGATGTTGCCGATCGAGCTACCCGCCACCCTGCTCAACCAGGGTCAGAGCCGTCAGGTGGTGCTCGGCGCCTACGACAGCAAGAGCGAGGAGCTGGTGGCCACCCCGATCCAAGCCATCGGCGCTGAGCTCGATCGCGACACCAACCGCCTCACCCTCACCCCCGGCCAGGCCGCCACCATCGGCCTGATGCTCCCCGCTGAAGTGAGCGCCAAGAAGCTCTATCTGGAGCTGCGCGACGCCGCCACCGATCTGGTGCTGCACAAGAGCCAGGACCTGCCAGTGGATCTGATCGGCTGA
- a CDS encoding RNA-binding domain-containing protein: MNVNAPELPKAETLTVEFKADRKEQLKDRDLALAAICLANAQGGTLYLGIEDNGTVTGLHPGRDRSKNLAAVIAEFTTPPLGVTVECLELNDLAVLQIDVPVAQGTVFSRDGRCQIRSLDQQGKPFCRPATAVDVMRRSHQQLELDWSAEPLLSASLEDLNPVERQRLRTMVRTYKGDPTLLELSDDELDGALGLVEPDAQGNNRPTAAGLLLLGQEAAIRRCIPGHECGFQVLQGTEVRINHFWRLPLLALVEQIEQRIDPFLTEQELDVGLFRVPVPNLSKRAFREAFINALAHRDYTRLAAVHVTWQLGEQLVISNPGGFVRGVSIATLLTTPPRSRNLVLADALKRIGLAERTGRGVDRIYQELLEAGRSAPNYSQSSLDDVVLQLSTLPANLKLVALWQERQRQNGEPLGLLSLLLLHTLHEQRRLTTAQLAESLHRDEPTIRRHLEQLVEADLVAAQGQGRGRSYTLSQKVYQAFDQETGYRRQTALTTENIDQRILALAAEVQGLRRRDVIRTIGLEENQATHALQRLCKRGALIPEGVGKGRTYHLPTAI; encoded by the coding sequence ATGAACGTGAACGCTCCTGAGCTGCCCAAAGCAGAGACTCTCACTGTTGAGTTCAAGGCTGACCGCAAAGAGCAGCTGAAAGATCGGGATCTCGCCTTGGCAGCAATCTGTCTGGCCAATGCCCAGGGAGGAACCCTTTACCTCGGCATTGAAGACAACGGCACTGTCACGGGGTTGCATCCAGGTCGTGACCGGAGCAAAAACCTGGCTGCCGTGATCGCTGAGTTCACCACGCCACCGCTGGGCGTCACGGTCGAGTGTCTGGAGCTGAACGACCTCGCAGTGCTGCAGATCGATGTTCCCGTAGCCCAGGGAACGGTGTTCAGCCGCGATGGGCGTTGTCAGATCCGCAGCCTCGACCAACAAGGCAAACCGTTCTGCCGGCCGGCCACCGCTGTGGATGTGATGCGGCGTTCCCATCAGCAGCTGGAGCTGGATTGGTCGGCCGAACCTCTGCTCTCGGCCTCACTTGAGGATCTCAACCCCGTTGAACGCCAGCGGCTGCGCACGATGGTGCGCACCTACAAAGGCGACCCCACCCTTCTGGAGCTCAGCGACGATGAGCTCGATGGGGCCCTCGGCCTGGTGGAGCCCGATGCCCAGGGCAACAACCGACCCACCGCAGCGGGCCTGCTGCTGCTTGGTCAGGAAGCGGCGATTCGTCGCTGCATCCCCGGCCATGAATGCGGCTTCCAGGTGCTCCAGGGAACGGAGGTGCGGATCAATCACTTCTGGCGATTACCCCTGCTTGCGCTGGTAGAGCAGATCGAGCAGCGGATTGATCCTTTTCTCACGGAACAGGAGCTGGATGTGGGCTTGTTCCGCGTGCCCGTGCCCAACCTCAGCAAGCGGGCCTTCCGCGAAGCATTCATCAATGCCCTCGCCCACCGCGATTACACCCGCCTGGCCGCCGTGCATGTCACCTGGCAACTCGGCGAGCAGCTGGTGATCAGCAACCCTGGCGGTTTCGTGCGTGGCGTCAGCATCGCCACATTGCTCACCACCCCGCCCCGTTCGCGCAATCTGGTCCTTGCCGATGCCCTCAAGCGGATTGGCCTGGCGGAGCGCACAGGCCGCGGTGTTGATCGCATCTACCAGGAACTGTTGGAGGCAGGCCGCTCAGCCCCCAACTACAGCCAATCCAGCCTCGACGATGTGGTGCTGCAGCTCAGCACCCTGCCGGCCAACCTCAAGTTGGTCGCCCTCTGGCAAGAGCGGCAACGCCAGAACGGTGAACCGCTGGGGCTGCTCAGCTTGTTGCTCCTCCACACCCTGCACGAGCAGCGCCGCCTCACCACTGCCCAATTAGCCGAAAGCCTGCACCGTGATGAGCCCACGATCAGGCGGCACCTGGAGCAACTGGTGGAGGCCGACCTGGTTGCTGCTCAGGGCCAGGGTCGCGGTCGGAGCTACACCCTCTCTCAGAAGGTTTACCAAGCCTTCGATCAGGAAACCGGTTACCGGCGCCAGACGGCTCTCACCACTGAAAACATCGATCAGCGCATCCTGGCTTTGGCCGCCGAGGTGCAGGGCCTGCGCCGCCGGGATGTGATCCGAACGATTGGCCTTGAGGAAAACCAGGCCACCCATGCCCTGCAGCGCCTTTGCAAACGCGGCGCCCTGATCCCGGAAGGGGTGGGCAAAGGCCGCACCTACCACCTCCCGACAGCCATATGA